In Dreissena polymorpha isolate Duluth1 chromosome 11, UMN_Dpol_1.0, whole genome shotgun sequence, the genomic window gaTATTTCCCTTATTATTACAAGATTGTGCAATTCCATATAAAGTCATAAAAATTACAGATTCGacgtttgttttttaaatatttttaaatatatagatatttttaaatgattataacACTAAATAATATTACAGTACCGGGTAATATTATATTAgcttaataatagtaataatacattatttagtaatttttattttaccataaattaaattaataccacccttttacatgatttttttttgaaaaacataacTTAATTAACCTCGTCTATAGGTTAGTGAAGGTAGGGGGCATTCTGACTTCTTCCTTACacgttttgtttttacttttaggTTTTTACCCACACCTTTACTTGACTAAACGGTATACACGGTATTCAGGTCATAGAACagatcatattatatatttaagaatACATCTTATTTACTAGAAACCATTAACACACGCATACGCACATCAGATATATGTAAACACttaaaaggtaaaataaaaacaaacaaatatttcgaCAGGCACTACACATGAGCTTATAAATGAAGCAACATTTTGCCAGCTTTAAAAGTGTTGTTCAATAGCGGGCAGTTGTGCAACATTTAGTTAATGACAATGCTCAATGATGACTTCGTGCAACCGCCGAATCATggatacaaaatatattaatctAAATCCGGACATGAATTAACAACCAAAGCTATGTTTGTTGCGTTTTGTTTTTCTAATTTGattaataaaaaatgtcaaaGCGGAATCTTTGTGTTATTTTTGATAGACTCATTTTGCTCCTAACAGATTTTATGCCGGGTGATGGAGGGGACCACAACACTGAGGATTGCGCAGCCTTTTGCCTTGGTTCTTATGATTATCATTGGTGCGATGCCCCCTGCTCTTACCTCACAGCTGTGCTGTGTGAAACCAGGTACTAGACTTTATCACCCCAAATAATTGTGTATTGTCCATAAAGTATGCGAAGATATATATGTTGTTCAGTTTTTATAGGATTCTTTGAACGTATACATTTAATACCTAAACGCTATTAAGAAAAGAAAATTCTGTACATCAATTCCTTACTTAACAATAgctgtatacatttatatagtaaatacaaattaataattattacatataagttattatttatactatttgATTTAAGAGAGCACGAAGAGGTATCAGTTATCGGATGATGAGCGCCATGCACTGAAAACACACAGTCCTAAGACTTTCATCAAGACTGTATTGGTTACTTGTTTGACTTGTAACATggaaaaatgtgttttcatacgCATCTGgctttcttgattttgtttttgttctatgAAACAAGAAAATAAGAACATCTGAGTTCTCCAAGCTCATTTTACTATAAGCAACGTATCTCGTAAGAAGCCATTGCAAGAATCAGGTTTTGAGTTACAATTTCAATTTCTCTACAAACATCGTATTTGCATAGTTCCAAAACCACACAAGGAACAATACGTTTAATATAGTTTCTCCATTTCGTTTCAGATACAACGCagtataattttttttgtaagtTCGTTAATTCATTCGTAGGCTGCAACAGCTTGTCCCCGGACTGaaattttatcatttataaatcaataaGATTAACTTGCCTCTAATTTCTATCATGTGTAAACGGCTTGTAGATAGTTATCTATTTAACCTTAACTTACAAACCAAGATCACAAGCATTCTAAATATCTACATTGTACATATGTCGAAATACAGCTTATCGGGACAGTTTTTTCATCATTTattatgtacttaaaaaaatCCACACATTTAAAACTTTTGGAGACGGCATTTTACATGCAACGAATATATCTCTACCTCATAGATAAAATGCACGCTTACACATTTTAAGTCAAATTAAGCATAAGTAGATTTTGCAAAGTGAAATCAtacttatttgaaatatatgtctgaaaacatagaaatttattataaattccATTATATAACACAATAATTACTACATACATGCTATTTTCAGACCTGCTGTTTGTGTTCCCCTGAAATTGTTTTAGCTGGATTTTAgtacatgcatttatttattacatttattatatggCATCGGACATAAATATTAGGCTATTTAATTTGTGCAgtcaattaattttattgatattaaaataaatttgtcaACAAACAAAGAAAGGGATCTGTTCATTTGTATTCATCACAGGATCGTCGGAAGTCTGGACAACTTCCATTTATTAAGGGAATACTTATTTTTTAGTCCGAGCTGGTTAAAGTAGgaacaaatttaaaaaagataaatatattgtatttaaaagtGAAATGGAATGTGTTTGTTAAATAATTGAAACTTGCCTTATGTGTTATATATCCGTGTTTAATGATCGATAgcacataataaatgccagaatCATTATAtcacaaggctattgtcaagcaatatggtcccctaccggctccaccattgtcagaaattccaccattttcaatttatttttggttgccatagcagccACAATTTTGTACGTAGGATCAAAATGAAATGAACTGCAaaatgtctatattgccatctatccatgttgcaagtttcatgaaaaaatattaagaacttttaaagttatcgcaggatccggaaaagtgtgactgactgactgactgacagacagactgacagacagagcgcaaaccataagtcccctccggtgaaaccggtaggagacAATAACATTTGCAATCGAATGAATGCTAATTGGATGATTACAAATACTAATGTACGGTGTTTCAATATTATGTGAAAAATGAATACTACCTTTTTCACAGCTTGTTTTAGCAGTAACTTACTACTCCTACACTAAAATTGGATTGCAAAATAGATCGAAACATAATATCTCCACAGTAGCACATACTATAATGATGACTAAGCGATCATGTAGCTTCTACTCGATGCAACTTGATTAAATGACTGCTTTCTGTTTTCAAACAACTGACTAAACTGTACCACGCTTTATTGGTAAACTATAATTGGCATCAATCACTTCGGCGATCGTGCGGTAGTCTAGTTAGTTTTGCAAAATTAACGGCATTACGATGGTGAGCCACTACCAGAGcgtgtaatcacgtgatagtcaggATGGCGACGTACATgcagagacagttattttttgccgTTGTATACCCTTCATTGCTTTTGTTTAgtgtttaaatgacgctcactctccatatcagtaaaaagaggataagcgtttatttcgtattaaaatttcGCAgcatatctcgactttactccccgcaaattttctcaTCTGTAAATAGGTGATCCCGTTAAGCAATttcgtagcgagtaaagtcgagataaacaGCGtttataaatacgaaataaacgcatgtgactttcttgctgatatggctggaaagtgagaggCACTTTAATAAAAGtgataaagggtatacaacggcgaacAATACATacatcggcatggacgtcgccatcttaactatcacgtgattacccgctCTGACCACATTCTGTTACGGCACAGGTAGAAGTGGTACCTTGGCGATTTTCAGCCAGCCATATAATTCATACACAACTAAAGACAAGTGAGttcttttttatgaaaaaacTTAAGATTATCTCAACCGAGATTCTTAAGAAAAATGGCatgatttcttttttaaagtAGGAATTTCGCTGTCTGTGTAGATGCAGActattaaaacacataaaaagtAACTCTAGATCGCCTTTATAAGTTTTAAGCAAACACGCGTTCCCGTCCTTGATTTGTGCCTTTATTGCGTATTTTGCATAGAAACGATGGCAAGAATATATTGAATTACACGATAACAACGATTTAAATCGAATTAATAAGTAAAGCAATCAGCCTCTGAAATGTATTTAAAGCTGTAACATTATTGCAGATGATGTGCCAAGTGATGAACACACATGTGTAGGTTATTGGTTAAACATCGCTTCAAGTATTTGCAAATGTATACCCTTAATGTTTGTAATTGTCATACGAATGCGAAAATGTAAACGTTGTCAATTGTtgttaaatacattaattgtttACGGTAGACTTTACTACTTATGTAAAAAGACGAGTACGAGTTAACCCGTTTCAATATAAGACTCCAATGGGTTTGAACTCCTTAATACCCCCTAGTGCGTTTGCAGTGGCACCaattgtgtgcgtgtgtgtgcatgTGATATGTACGTGTGTGTCTTGTCGATTGATTCCATGATTTGACGTTTGTGAGGATATATTGCTGAAAAATCGTTTTGTGATTTCGGACAATGAAGAAAATGGCGGGAAATGGCAAGCCgtgacaaagaaaagaaaaaaggcaAGTAGTAGTAGCAGCGAAAGTTTTGCTAACTTGTCTACTGATGAATAACTAAACAGTATATTCGCTCAgttaaacaaaaactttaaaaagaTAAGTGAT contains:
- the LOC127850547 gene encoding hepatic lectin-like translates to MPWKTVFLKDRMRMFKDHNWWLGLTDEDIEGAWKWFDTDEMANFTDFMPGDGGDHNTEDCAAFCLGSYDYHWCDAPCSYLTAVLCETREHEEVSVIG